In Blastopirellula marina, the genomic stretch GGCTGATTGCCTGGGCGGGGAAGCCATTGATTCTCAGGCGTTTTGTACGTTTCGTGTGAGCCTGGGAGGGGGGCGAACATGATATCTTCCGGCACCGTCTCTGGCACCAGGGTGTGCTTGTTGATCCAGCCGATTGCCATGACCGACTTGCCGGCCAGGAACGCCTCGGCCGCTGCTTTCGGATCGAGCGAGTTGAACGCGTCGGGAATCGTGCGGGCAGATGCGGCCAACTGCTCGGCGGCTTTGGTGAAGCCAGGCGTATCGATGCGAGCCTTGCCGGTAGTGAAATCGAAGTAGGTCGAAAGGTTCTCGCCATGCTTCACGTAAGCAGCACTGCGGGCCAGCCACAGGTTTGCCAGGTATGTTTCGTCGAGCGGTTCGAGCGTGGCCGCCGCGATCGTATCGCTACTTTTGAGCAGATCGCTCTGCTGGATCGTTTCGACGGCGGTAGCGTACTCGTCCCAGGTTTTCGGAACATCCAGGTTAAGCTGCTTCAGCAGATCGGCACGCACCATCAGCATCAGCACCGGGCTGCCCAATGGCAACGCGTACGGCTTCGATCCCCAGCGTGTTTCGGTTTGGGAAATCCCTAATGCAACGTCATCCAGCTTCAACTCTTCGCTGCCAAGCGTGCCCGACGGCAGGGGAGCGATCCAATCGCGCTGGATGAGTTCCCCCATCATCGCCGGAGGATAAATGAGCAGGTCTCTCGTGAATCGCTTTTGACCCAGCAGCACCTCTTCGGTGACGACCTCGACGGTGATCTTCTCTTCGGTCCGGGCTGCCAGTTCGCGGCGAACGGCTTCGGCCATCGGCTCGTCGGCGACGATGGTGATCGAAAGAGGGGGCGTTTCGATCTTGGGAAGTTCCTTCTTTTTCGTGCCGTTGCAGCCAACGACCAGGCACAAAGCAAGAAGCCAGAGCAGGGGAGTGCGGAATGTCATGAGTTTTACTTGCGATCGTCCACGAGTCTCGACAGGTTTGCGCTCCACGCATCGTAAACCGATTGCCAGCAAGGGACAATCGCTGACAGTGCTTAACCGACTGAGAGCAGCGAAGTTCTACGAAGTCGCGAACCAACAGCAGCCGGTGTGCGTATAGGCGAGCTTGCCGTTACCCTTCGGGAAACTGTCGGCAAAATTCATACAACGCCATGCACGTGGCGGTCGCGGCGTTGTAACTATAGGGCATCCCATACACGGGGATTTCAACGGTCGCATCAAGCAGCGTCAAAATGTCGTCGGTGATGCCCAGGCGTTCGTTGCCGATTACCAGCACCGTCTTTCGCACGAACGGAAAGTGGTGGATGTCTTGCGAATTGGTCGTCTGTTCGAGACCGACGAGCATGTAGCCTTCTTTTTTCAGGTCTCGCAGAACAGGAGCCAGGCTGCGATGACGCGAGATCGGCAGCTTCTCGGCACCGTCGCGAGCAATCTTCGGATCGATCTTCACATTGCCGCACACCACCACTTTGCTGATCGCACAGCAGGAAGCGGCCCGCACGATGCGCGAGATGTTCACGTTGCTGCGCATCGGACAGCAGGCCACGATCAACTCGCGCGGCTGATCGAGCGCCGTCGGGGGCTTGTGGCGAAGGTGTTCGAAGTCGGAATCGGCGTCGAATTCGGAATCCATGTTACTTGCGTTCAAAACGGCGGCCCTGGTTGCTAGGCCCCCAGCGGCTAGGCTAAAAACGGGGATGGATAATCCCCCTGTGGGAATATCGTAATGCGTAAACTTCACAAGGTGGAAGCGGGTCGAATTATGAATACGCGCTGGTTAGTGTTCGGGCTGATGGTCGCTGTGTGCGGATGTGGCAAAGGATCGGGACCTCAACCAGCCATGACCGCGCCAGCGGAAACGGTGGATGTCTCGGCCGGGAAGACCACCGAAATCGCCGTGAAGGTCATGGACTACCAAGGGATCCAAATGCTGGTCGAGTCGTACCGCGGCAAGGTGGTGGTGGTCGACTACTGGTCGACCGATTGCCCGCCGTGCATCAAGGAACTGCCAGGGCTGGTCGACGTGCACAACCAATATCCCGGCGACGACGTGAAGTGCATCACGGTGAGCCTGGACTACATCGGCCTGGCCGACGAAGGTCCCGAAACGTACAAGGACAAGGTGATGCCGTTTCTCCAGCATGTCGGAGCAACCTTCGACAACATTATCGCCGCGGATGATTCCGAAACGATGCTGAAGAAGCTGGAACTGGCCGCGCCTCCGGCGGTGCTGGTGTACGGCCGCGACGGCAAGCTGGCCAAACGCTTCGATAACGAACAGGCCGCCAGCGAAGAGGAAGGCTTCACCTACCACGCCGATATCGCCCCGCTGGTAGCCGAGCTAGTTAAAGCAAAGCCGTAGTCTCTTTCCTGTCCCCTTTCCCCCGCGGACGGTGGAGAGGGGACTAGTTTGTTGGGGCTTGGACCGTGTGGTCCATCCAGCGCCGAATCGTCCTTCTCTTAAACGCTGTCGGCGAACGCCTTCAGGTCGGTCTCGAAGGCGTCGAGGCGTTCTTCCATCGCTTCCTGGGCCATCGACAGCAGCGAAAGCTGTTCGGCGGCGACGTAGGTGAACATGTAGAACTTCACCTTCGGCTCGGTGCCGGAAGGTCGGACGGCGACGTAGTTGTCTTCTTCCAGGTCCAAGATCACCATGTTGCCGCTGGGGCCGTTGAGGGGCTTCTTGGTGCCATCGGCCAGGGTGAGGGTATCGCTACCGTAGTCGCGAACCGCCAGCAGTTTCAGGCCGCCGACCGTTTGTGGTGGTTCTTCGCGGAACTTGGCCATCAGCTTCTGCATGTTGGCCATCCCTTCGCTGCCAGGCATCTTCTGGTTGAGCAGGCGTTCGGCATGGTAACCATGCTGCCACCACAGCGATTCGAGCTTCTCGTGCAGCGATTGGCCTTCGGCCTTGCACTTAGCGGCCAACTCGGCCAGCAGCATCGAAGCTACGGCGGCGTCCTTATCGCGGGCATACTGACCCACCAGGTAGCCGTGCGATTCTTCGCAGCCGAACAGGAACTTATCTGGCCCTTCAGCATCCATCGTGCCGCCGATCCACTTGAAGCCAACCTGTAGGTTGCCACAGGTTCGCACGCCGTAGCTGTCGGCAATGCGGCGAGCCATCTCGGTGGTGACCAGCGTTTTGACGATGTAGTGATCGGAAGTGAGCCCGCCACCTTTCTTTCGTTCCGACAAAACGTGATCGCACAGCAGGGCCGCGATTTGATTGCCGGTGAAGGTACCCCATTCACCGGTGGTGTCCATCGTTTTGGGGGCCGCACAGCCAACACGATCGCAGTCGGGGTCGGTTGCCAGGATCAGCTCGGTGCCGTCGGTCTTGGCCTGCGCGATCGCAGCGTCAAAGACGGCTGGGTTTTCCGGGTTGGAAACGTGCTCTGGCACGTTCGGGAAGTCGCCGTTGGGTTCGGCATGTGGGCCGAAGACGGTGACGTCGGTGAAGTTGTCGGCGGCAAGAGCCGGGATCACGGCCGAAGCCCCCACACCATGCAGCGGCGAGTACAGAATCTTCAGGTCACGCGGGCCGTCGAACTTCTGCTGGGCGACATTGCTGATGAACGCTTCGTCCGTTTCTTTCGTGCAGATAACGACCTTGCCATCGCTGACTGCGGCGTCGAATTCCACACCGAGCGGAATTTCCTGCACATTCATCACGTTGTCGATGATCTTCTTGTCGTGCGGAGGCATCACCTGGCCGCCGGTCGACCAGTACACCTTCACGGCGTTATCACTGGGGGGGTTGTGGCTGGCGGTGACCATGATGCCGCACGAGCATTTCTTGTAGCGAACCAGGAACGAAAGTTCCGGCGTGCTGCGGTAGTCGTCCAGGAAGTAAACCGTGAAGCCGTTGGAAACCATGATCCGGGCACACAGTTCAGCAAACTCGCGCGAGCGGTGGCGGGTATCGTAGGCGATCGCACACGACAGCTCCCCTTCGACGTTATCCTTCACGTACTCGGCCAACCCTTGGGCACTTTCGCCGATGGTGCGTTCGTTGATCGCGTTGGATCCAATCGGATACATCTTGCCGCGACGGCCACCGGTGCCGAAGGGGATGATCGTCCAGAACGCGTCGTCCAGTTCTTTCCACTTGCCGCCGGTGATGTGCTCGGCAACCTGACCGGCGTACCGGGCATAGCGGTCTTCGGTGAGCCAGATTTCGATGTTCTCGGCAGCGCTGGCGGTGATTTTTCCGTCGGCCGTGGCCTGCTTAACTTGCTCGAGAAGTGCTGTGGTGTCGATGTCGCTGCCGCTCATGGTCGTCCCCTTGTTAGGTCTACAGGAATTCCCCAATTTTAAAGGAACCCCTTACGGATCATCAATTGGGCCCTGCGGCGGGACGTGAATTCTTCACTTTCACGGGGCAACGAAGAAAACGGTCACGCCAAGAGTGCCCATTATGTTTTATAGTAGGGAAGCTCTCTCGATTGCCCTGAAACTACTACTACTGCCGAGCCGACGAAGCACGATGCAAGAACCAATCATCAGCGTGTCCGGATTACGCGGAATTTTAGGATTGAGCCTTTCACCGGAGACGATCAGCCGGTACGTATCGGCATTTGTCGAACAATTGCCTGAGGGAAGCATTCTTCTTTCCCGCGATGGTCGTCCCAGCGGCTGGGCCCTGGGAGACATCGTTAAGGGAACGATCAACCTGCTGGGCCGCGACGTGATCGATGTTGGTGTCGCTGCGACCCCCACCGTGGGCATTCTGGTTCGCGAAAATCGCTGCACCGGCGGCATCCAGATTTCGGCCAGTCACAACCCACCGGAATACAACGGCATCAAGCTGATGGGGGCCGATGGACGCGTCATTTCGGCGGAAAAAGGTGCCCAGGTCAAAGCGGCCTACAAAGACCAACCAATCACGTGGGCCCCGTGGGACGAAATCGGCAGTACGACGGCCTGCGTCGACACCACCACCGCCCATATCGAAAAGATCCTCGCGACGATCACCGCGATACCGATTCTAGATAAAAAGTTCAAAGTCCTGCTCGACAGTAACGGCGGCTCCGGCAGCATCGTCGGTGTAAAGCTGCTGGAAAAGCTCGGCTGCGAAGTCGAAGTCCTGGGGGGAGAGCCCAACGGCGTCTTCCTGCATCCGGCTGAACCGACCGAAGCGAACCTCAAATCGATTTCCGAGTTGGTCGCCCAAGGGAAGTACGATATCGCATTCTGCCAAGACCCTGACGCTGATCGCCTGGCGGTGATCGACGAAAAAGGTCGCTACATCGGCGAGGAGTACACCGTCGCGTTGTGTCTGCAAAACGTTCTGGCGAAGCATAAAGGGGCCGTCGTCATCAACGGGGCCACCAGCCGCATGAACGAAGACGTGGCGCTTTCGTTCAAGTGCCCGATCTTCCGCTCGGCGGTTGGCGAGGCAAACGTGACGCAGGAAATGTTGCTACGCGACGCGGTCTTCGGCGGCGAAGGAAACGGTGGGCCGATCGATCCGCAGGTCGGCTACATTCGCGACAGTTTCGTTGGTATGGCCAACATTCTGGAACTGATGGCCAAGAAGAAAAAGTCGATTGGCAAACTGGCCGACGCCTTGCCACGATACGAGATCGTCAAACATAAAGTCGATCTCGATCCCGAGGCATTGCCGTCAGGTTTCGATCGTCTGAAGCACCAATACGCCGACGCCATGCTCGACGAAGGGGACGGTCTGCGCTTCACCTGGAAAGATCGCTGGCTGATTGCTCGGGCGAGCAATACGGAACCAATCGTCCGCGTAATCGCCGAATCGAAGTCCTTCGATCAAAGCGAAGACATGTGCATCGCCGCAACGCGGACTCTGCGTGGAGTGTAGCGCCGTCCGCGGTATCGCCTGCCCGTCGATGTAATGTCACCGC encodes the following:
- a CDS encoding ABC transporter substrate-binding protein, which produces MTFRTPLLWLLALCLVVGCNGTKKKELPKIETPPLSITIVADEPMAEAVRRELAARTEEKITVEVVTEEVLLGQKRFTRDLLIYPPAMMGELIQRDWIAPLPSGTLGSEELKLDDVALGISQTETRWGSKPYALPLGSPVLMLMVRADLLKQLNLDVPKTWDEYATAVETIQQSDLLKSSDTIAAATLEPLDETYLANLWLARSAAYVKHGENLSTYFDFTTGKARIDTPGFTKAAEQLAASARTIPDAFNSLDPKAAAEAFLAGKSVMAIGWINKHTLVPETVPEDIMFAPLPGSHETYKTPENQWLPRPGNQPESIPLLSTSGMVGSISSTSGQTMNAANLLVLLTGPELISLISPPSERTTLCRVSSLPMADAWMPPSLPGTALRQYAQVSLEQLQSPRHLSALRIPGRAAYEKVVREAVQKTMASDQSEVETIWKEAAQAWDKLSAESGQAEHIKAFRNSQGIGDNAF
- a CDS encoding TrmH family RNA methyltransferase translates to MDSEFDADSDFEHLRHKPPTALDQPRELIVACCPMRSNVNISRIVRAASCCAISKVVVCGNVKIDPKIARDGAEKLPISRHRSLAPVLRDLKKEGYMLVGLEQTTNSQDIHHFPFVRKTVLVIGNERLGITDDILTLLDATVEIPVYGMPYSYNAATATCMALYEFCRQFPEG
- a CDS encoding TlpA disulfide reductase family protein; protein product: MRKLHKVEAGRIMNTRWLVFGLMVAVCGCGKGSGPQPAMTAPAETVDVSAGKTTEIAVKVMDYQGIQMLVESYRGKVVVVDYWSTDCPPCIKELPGLVDVHNQYPGDDVKCITVSLDYIGLADEGPETYKDKVMPFLQHVGATFDNIIAADDSETMLKKLELAAPPAVLVYGRDGKLAKRFDNEQAASEEEGFTYHADIAPLVAELVKAKP
- a CDS encoding phospho-sugar mutase, which produces MSGSDIDTTALLEQVKQATADGKITASAAENIEIWLTEDRYARYAGQVAEHITGGKWKELDDAFWTIIPFGTGGRRGKMYPIGSNAINERTIGESAQGLAEYVKDNVEGELSCAIAYDTRHRSREFAELCARIMVSNGFTVYFLDDYRSTPELSFLVRYKKCSCGIMVTASHNPPSDNAVKVYWSTGGQVMPPHDKKIIDNVMNVQEIPLGVEFDAAVSDGKVVICTKETDEAFISNVAQQKFDGPRDLKILYSPLHGVGASAVIPALAADNFTDVTVFGPHAEPNGDFPNVPEHVSNPENPAVFDAAIAQAKTDGTELILATDPDCDRVGCAAPKTMDTTGEWGTFTGNQIAALLCDHVLSERKKGGGLTSDHYIVKTLVTTEMARRIADSYGVRTCGNLQVGFKWIGGTMDAEGPDKFLFGCEESHGYLVGQYARDKDAAVASMLLAELAAKCKAEGQSLHEKLESLWWQHGYHAERLLNQKMPGSEGMANMQKLMAKFREEPPQTVGGLKLLAVRDYGSDTLTLADGTKKPLNGPSGNMVILDLEEDNYVAVRPSGTEPKVKFYMFTYVAAEQLSLLSMAQEAMEERLDAFETDLKAFADSV
- the glmM gene encoding phosphoglucosamine mutase; translated protein: MQEPIISVSGLRGILGLSLSPETISRYVSAFVEQLPEGSILLSRDGRPSGWALGDIVKGTINLLGRDVIDVGVAATPTVGILVRENRCTGGIQISASHNPPEYNGIKLMGADGRVISAEKGAQVKAAYKDQPITWAPWDEIGSTTACVDTTTAHIEKILATITAIPILDKKFKVLLDSNGGSGSIVGVKLLEKLGCEVEVLGGEPNGVFLHPAEPTEANLKSISELVAQGKYDIAFCQDPDADRLAVIDEKGRYIGEEYTVALCLQNVLAKHKGAVVINGATSRMNEDVALSFKCPIFRSAVGEANVTQEMLLRDAVFGGEGNGGPIDPQVGYIRDSFVGMANILELMAKKKKSIGKLADALPRYEIVKHKVDLDPEALPSGFDRLKHQYADAMLDEGDGLRFTWKDRWLIARASNTEPIVRVIAESKSFDQSEDMCIAATRTLRGV